From the genome of candidate division KSB1 bacterium, one region includes:
- a CDS encoding PorV/PorQ family protein, producing MNRTAQLSRIYRAFGAIAIVVILLILIVPTTTLAQVRAGLAYLKLLPGTRELGVAGTLTGGLDYSYSFYANPGATGFLREWQWSASYTKWIADSYNASFLYGRRIKTYWSQQTRLAIGVNYLGIPEFDSSNETAAPVSGNNLLITTSLGQPINFLSPNISIGANIKFLNSRLAQFEANSLMIDYGLLFRTDQLQWLNPSSHLFHKTILSAGIAVTNLGSPVKYSAVATPLPTMFRAGLALNLGSHDGLQLNIGTDYRRVRDEQGFFSFGSEINWSQFISMRMGYSLEPNILGHFTFGASLQLDDAMMKNLIIGRNNSLRLDFASNQSIELIAAPYHGSVTHFPSGPEQFNLTGPAADAQLDQKNVTLAWQDTRDPDLFDDINYRLLVDTDSLKVARIIELAKKDNDKLFDYLDRQDDLKVNRSLQQTWYELNNLKPGDYYWAVFSFDKDRHLRFAEMKNHPIARFHIAAPAPKIIALTFDYHPWITEDDYQGKIEIAVGNFGIGTAQNLVLSIYDSTGALWADGSSRSTRSDENESLLAQLLIPDLKPGAVDTFSIDWRTLQPGMHHIVARISDQLQAGPEHGALDRAVAVFYTIPKGRLMCADTAVVQTVDRIIYELPYVGKVFFNAHSAVVDKKFIREWIMSPPLTTFAERAKQDPKLMIYLKGSADLRTGEAAEIAKQRAMAVRDTLCALGVKPEQITILSDTLLTDYRVPPHPEDAEWIQQDKKFVELMVDAETEEALFGPLQNLFDEMKNHPVYFDAKISGVVPLKQAMLQLSANGTTNLTEISLPEKASDIVQQISWSLGESTQTKSSDWVGQSADYSIAVIDSLGRTFRTLPKTVLLKREILGREKMYYVIAKFAKAKELYHFYWSNLLDRIPFLLKDDKTRMRFVGHGCAIGPDAVNQRLSEQRARFFHEKFLSDVKRKYPQLYEDIKRRIDPPIGVGEKEPLTFKTYDGKTVVLGDNETPIGRQLNRRVMVHFYSQP from the coding sequence ATGAACAGGACAGCACAACTTTCTCGGATATATCGAGCATTTGGAGCTATTGCCATAGTAGTAATTCTGCTAATACTAATTGTTCCGACCACGACATTAGCGCAAGTGCGCGCTGGATTGGCGTATCTGAAGCTTTTGCCGGGAACCAGAGAGCTCGGTGTTGCTGGAACCTTAACCGGTGGCCTGGATTATAGCTATTCATTCTATGCGAATCCTGGTGCAACCGGTTTTTTGAGAGAATGGCAATGGTCGGCCAGCTACACGAAATGGATCGCGGACAGCTATAATGCTTCATTCCTTTATGGAAGGCGGATAAAGACGTATTGGAGCCAACAAACGCGTTTGGCCATTGGCGTGAATTATCTGGGCATTCCCGAGTTCGATAGTTCTAACGAAACTGCTGCGCCAGTTTCTGGGAATAATTTATTGATCACCACCAGCCTAGGGCAGCCGATCAACTTTTTATCGCCGAATATTTCGATTGGGGCTAATATCAAATTCCTGAATAGTCGTCTGGCTCAATTCGAAGCAAATAGTCTGATGATCGATTATGGGCTGTTGTTTCGGACTGACCAATTGCAATGGCTGAATCCCAGCAGCCATCTGTTTCACAAAACCATCCTTTCTGCTGGCATTGCTGTGACCAATTTGGGTAGTCCAGTAAAATACAGCGCCGTGGCGACTCCGCTTCCCACTATGTTCCGTGCTGGGTTGGCGCTTAATCTGGGCAGCCATGACGGATTGCAATTGAACATTGGAACCGATTACCGCAGAGTTCGGGATGAGCAAGGTTTTTTCAGCTTCGGTTCGGAAATCAATTGGAGCCAATTTATTTCGATGCGAATGGGCTATAGCCTTGAGCCCAATATCTTGGGCCATTTTACCTTCGGCGCCAGTTTGCAACTGGATGATGCAATGATGAAAAATCTCATCATCGGTCGCAATAACAGTCTCCGTCTCGATTTTGCCTCGAATCAAAGCATCGAGCTCATCGCTGCGCCATATCACGGGAGTGTTACCCATTTTCCCAGCGGGCCAGAGCAATTTAACCTCACCGGTCCAGCAGCCGATGCCCAGCTCGATCAGAAAAATGTCACGCTGGCATGGCAGGATACCAGAGATCCAGATCTATTCGACGACATCAACTATCGGTTGCTAGTTGATACAGATAGCTTGAAAGTGGCTCGAATTATCGAACTCGCTAAAAAGGACAATGATAAGCTATTTGACTATTTGGATCGTCAGGACGATCTCAAGGTGAATCGTTCATTGCAGCAAACATGGTATGAACTAAACAATCTTAAGCCAGGCGATTATTATTGGGCGGTATTTTCATTCGACAAAGATCGACACCTTCGGTTCGCTGAGATGAAAAATCATCCGATTGCACGGTTTCACATCGCAGCACCAGCCCCAAAAATCATTGCTCTGACGTTCGACTATCATCCTTGGATCACTGAGGACGATTATCAAGGCAAAATCGAAATCGCGGTCGGCAATTTTGGGATCGGGACTGCTCAGAATCTCGTGCTATCGATCTACGATTCGACAGGAGCACTTTGGGCGGATGGAAGCTCGCGGTCAACTCGCTCTGACGAGAATGAGTCTTTATTAGCCCAACTCCTTATTCCAGATTTGAAACCCGGCGCGGTGGATACATTTAGCATCGATTGGAGGACTTTGCAGCCAGGGATGCACCATATTGTGGCTCGAATCAGCGATCAGCTTCAGGCTGGTCCAGAGCATGGGGCATTGGATCGCGCTGTCGCTGTTTTTTATACCATACCAAAAGGCCGATTAATGTGCGCCGACACAGCCGTGGTTCAGACGGTCGATCGGATTATTTACGAGTTGCCTTATGTCGGAAAGGTGTTTTTCAATGCGCACAGCGCTGTTGTGGATAAGAAATTCATCCGCGAATGGATCATGTCACCACCTTTGACCACGTTTGCAGAACGAGCAAAACAAGATCCAAAGCTGATGATCTATTTGAAAGGCAGCGCAGATCTCCGAACTGGCGAAGCAGCCGAAATTGCCAAACAGCGCGCCATGGCAGTGCGGGACACACTATGCGCGTTAGGTGTCAAACCAGAGCAGATTACCATCCTCTCTGACACCCTCCTTACCGATTATCGAGTCCCGCCGCATCCCGAGGATGCAGAATGGATTCAACAGGATAAAAAATTCGTCGAATTGATGGTCGACGCAGAAACAGAGGAGGCGCTTTTCGGTCCATTGCAAAATCTGTTTGATGAAATGAAAAATCATCCAGTCTATTTCGATGCAAAAATTTCAGGCGTCGTCCCATTAAAGCAGGCGATGTTGCAATTATCAGCAAATGGGACGACCAATTTAACAGAAATTTCACTGCCCGAAAAAGCGAGCGACATCGTACAGCAGATCTCATGGTCACTCGGGGAATCTACCCAGACCAAATCATCCGATTGGGTCGGACAGAGCGCGGATTATTCCATCGCTGTGATTGATAGCCTTGGGCGCACTTTTCGGACGCTTCCTAAAACAGTTTTACTAAAGCGGGAGATCCTTGGCCGGGAGAAAATGTATTATGTCATCGCCAAATTTGCCAAAGCGAAGGAGCTGTACCATTTTTATTGGTCCAATTTATTGGATCGGATTCCGTTCTTGTTGAAAGATGATAAAACTCGAATGCGCTTTGTGGGGCATGGGTGCGCGATTGGCCCCGATGCTGTAAATCAGAGGCTTTCGGAACAGCGCGCGCGATTTTTCCATGAAAAATTTCTGAGCGATGTGAAACGGAAGTATCCTCAACTATATGAAGATATCAAGCGGCGCATTGATCCACCGATCGGGGTGGGTGAAAAGGAACCATTGACTTTCAAAACTTATGATGGCAAAACTGTGGTGCTGGGCGACAACGAAACACCCATCGGTCGCCAACTCAATCGTCGGGTCATGGTTCACTTCTATTCTCAACCATGA
- a CDS encoding HEAT repeat domain-containing protein, producing MSRYLAKWEIEDLIMDLDTEDPDVVDRAISELLMISSPGELKDLIRGLEWGSDRIRQRIAYILGGMLDDRCIDPLLSLLDDPNTDIVLAAIDSLQYFPEERIIPKLVSVLNPQNEELSLAVIDTLGSYIKRGVIDAHLPLVEVIQDERYPIEVRRMALGNLQHLEAEDLTPILTKLKQLGDATLYSQVLFLQDGLEGDPDEKASAIEKMIQQLLQESQVIKSIQLEERLVAGGTLSARILLQKLFQDLRNSTLRVYAHRIIQRMGHKSLPALKSLFESFNQFDDINRVLEIEDLIEIVAHPKFSSMANSLMLLLQHLKDFLSSSSQMIRKVRLRNYEYFRAYIHFVLAIYGCRDAVDDLKTMIRNGQRRQSNLVLEAIINVGNKDFLLPLINQFHAYRKSKGHQALVRRAFRAIVKREKVRKDDPIFQNLSELQQQNLRLLLGR from the coding sequence TTGAGCAGATATTTAGCAAAGTGGGAAATTGAAGATTTGATCATGGATCTCGATACGGAGGATCCAGATGTTGTGGATCGAGCGATTAGCGAATTATTAATGATTTCATCCCCAGGAGAGCTCAAAGATTTAATCCGCGGCTTGGAATGGGGCAGTGATCGAATTCGGCAGCGGATCGCTTACATCCTTGGCGGGATGTTAGATGATCGATGTATTGATCCTTTACTTTCTTTATTGGACGACCCTAATACAGATATCGTCCTGGCTGCTATTGATTCGCTGCAGTATTTTCCAGAGGAACGAATCATTCCAAAGCTGGTGTCGGTTTTGAATCCGCAGAATGAGGAATTGAGTTTAGCTGTAATCGACACGCTTGGGTCATATATTAAACGCGGGGTGATCGATGCCCATCTGCCGCTTGTTGAGGTGATCCAGGATGAGCGATATCCGATCGAAGTCAGACGCATGGCGTTGGGGAATCTGCAACATCTCGAAGCTGAAGACTTAACACCTATTTTAACAAAGCTCAAGCAGCTCGGCGATGCCACGCTATATTCTCAAGTGCTATTTTTGCAGGATGGATTGGAGGGAGATCCGGATGAAAAAGCAAGCGCCATTGAGAAAATGATTCAGCAACTTTTGCAAGAGTCGCAGGTGATCAAATCAATTCAGCTTGAGGAGCGTTTAGTGGCAGGGGGAACACTGAGCGCACGCATTTTATTGCAGAAGCTTTTCCAGGACTTAAGAAATTCCACATTGAGAGTTTATGCCCACCGCATTATTCAGCGGATGGGCCATAAATCTCTTCCCGCATTGAAATCACTGTTCGAGAGCTTTAATCAATTCGATGATATCAATCGAGTATTGGAAATTGAAGATCTGATTGAGATCGTGGCCCATCCAAAATTTTCCAGCATGGCCAATTCTTTGATGTTATTGTTGCAGCATTTGAAAGATTTCCTCAGTAGTTCCTCTCAAATGATCCGGAAAGTAAGATTGCGCAATTATGAATATTTTCGGGCCTATATTCATTTCGTTCTCGCAATCTATGGCTGCCGTGACGCTGTGGATGATCTCAAAACCATGATCCGCAATGGTCAGCGTCGGCAATCGAATTTGGTCCTCGAAGCCATCATTAATGTCGGGAACAAAGACTTTTTGCTGCCTCTGATCAATCAATTTCATGCTTATCGTAAATCGAAAGGACATCAGGCGCTGGTTCGTCGGGCGTTTCGAGCAATCGTTAAGCGGGAAAAAGTGCGAAAAGATGATCCCATCTTTCAGAATCTATCGGAATTGCAACAGCAGAATTTGCGCCTCTTGCTTGGTCGATAA
- the purQ gene encoding phosphoribosylformylglycinamidine synthase I encodes MKVVKTIVIRTAGSNCDYETVHAFEQVGSQVSLVHINQLISGKIRLSDFDILAIPGGFTYGDDISAGKILANEIKYKLTDQVAAFIAEGKLIIGICNGFQVLVKAGLLPAVDLLGTTQLATLTFNDSGKFEDRWVYLKLVSQKCVFTRSLASIVYYPVAHAEGKFIVKDATVLDQLKNNDQIVFQYVDATGQLAGYPWNPNGSIENIAGICDPSGRIFGLMPHPERHFHPTHHPRWTREGLRPEPDGVMIFRNAVNYIQENL; translated from the coding sequence ATGAAAGTTGTCAAGACGATCGTAATTCGAACAGCAGGATCAAACTGTGATTATGAAACCGTCCATGCATTTGAACAAGTCGGGAGCCAGGTTAGTTTGGTTCATATCAATCAGCTTATTTCTGGCAAAATTCGATTGTCGGATTTCGACATCCTCGCCATTCCTGGTGGCTTCACTTATGGCGATGACATCTCTGCTGGAAAAATATTGGCCAATGAGATCAAATACAAATTAACCGATCAAGTAGCCGCATTTATTGCTGAGGGCAAATTGATCATAGGTATATGCAATGGATTTCAGGTATTGGTCAAGGCTGGATTATTACCAGCGGTGGATTTGCTCGGAACAACCCAATTGGCGACGCTGACGTTCAACGATTCTGGCAAATTTGAGGACCGCTGGGTTTATCTGAAGCTGGTCAGCCAAAAGTGCGTTTTCACTCGATCGCTCGCATCAATTGTTTACTATCCGGTGGCCCATGCTGAAGGGAAATTCATTGTCAAAGATGCAACCGTACTGGATCAATTGAAAAACAACGACCAAATCGTATTTCAATATGTTGACGCAACAGGACAGTTAGCTGGCTATCCGTGGAACCCCAACGGTTCCATTGAAAATATTGCAGGGATTTGCGATCCCAGCGGTAGGATCTTCGGCCTAATGCCGCATCCCGAGCGCCATTTTCACCCTACGCATCATCCGCGCTGGACCAGAGAAGGGCTGCGGCCTGAGCCAGATGGGGTAATGATCTTTCGAAATGCCGTCAATTACATTCAAGAAAACTTATAG
- a CDS encoding cold shock domain-containing protein, translating into MHYGKVKMWDDSKGFGFIITEDEEELFVHVSDLDISVKEKRLKVGQRVAFDIRHEFKGDKAINVRVLR; encoded by the coding sequence ATGCATTATGGAAAAGTAAAAATGTGGGATGATTCCAAAGGATTTGGCTTTATCATCACAGAAGATGAAGAAGAGCTTTTTGTCCACGTGAGCGATCTGGACATTTCTGTGAAAGAAAAGCGCCTCAAAGTTGGGCAGCGGGTCGCGTTCGATATTCGGCACGAATTCAAGGGGGATAAGGCGATCAATGTCCGAGTGCTGCGCTGA